The Nematostella vectensis chromosome 11, jaNemVect1.1, whole genome shotgun sequence nucleotide sequence CAGCAAGAAGCTAAGAGCTTTCCTAGGCAGGTAGTGTTTCCCTCTTTCTTTCCTAAtgataaatataacaatacagtACAGCTAGGAAATATGCTAAAACATTTTGTAGTTAAACTAGTGCGTGTAGCTTGCGTTTAATCTGCGCGTTTTGCGCGTGTACTCTGAGTGTAGCATATCCGTGTTATTACATCCCTGAAAAGTGTGAGATTTGAAACAACTCCACAGCAATAAGACTTCGGTCACAAGAGTCTTGGAGTTTTATGGAAAAGATAGATATCGATTTTCATCTGAAACGGACAGTCCAGGAGTGTACACAGGAGGGAGGGGTGCACGAATTCGCAATGCGCGACTTTCACCCCAACATTCACACCAAGCAGCAATTATAAACTGAAAGCTTGGGAGACGTGGATCATTTTACCGCGCTGTGAATCAGTTTGCGTGCAAcagtttgttatttttaaatcaCTAGTTTCCTCTATTTTCGTTCTCCCCAAGCATTAGGTAGCCATCGTGTCTAACCGAGCTTTTCTCTTGTTCCTTTTACATCGAATCCCTAATGTCATCAAATATACCTTAAGTGTTTATCTGCGCATTGTTTgcgtttatttgtttgtcattTCGGATAATTTAAAAGGAGTAGTACTTTTATTCAACTGTCTATTTTAGCCAAGGATGAAAGTCTACATCTTACGTTTTCTTAAAACTCTAAGTAGCTTTGTGATCTACCGACATCTTTTTGCTGTGAGCTATTTAAAACACACGTCCACTTTCTAATGATGCGTGTTTTGTAGCACTTCTCACCGAGTGTAGTTACACACTTGAAATAATATGCGTGGAATTGCTATTCGGCAAAACGAGCAGAATACATGCACAAAACACGCGCATTTCGCTCGTGTAAATTTCAACGTGCTTCCCTAgctgtactgtatgttgttGACAAGCCTTCCTTTATTTCCCTTATTTTTCCCTtctctttgtcaaataatagAATAGTTTGTAATATCTGCATGTTTTACAGCCTTGTTGACACTGGGGGACTGCAATCTGAAATAGCCACTAAGCTATCATCCCTAGGAGATCAGGCTAACACAGAGTTCCTCATCAGCAAACTGCTGCCATCCTCTCAAGATGTGGAATTAGTTGGACAAACACCCAACGGAAAGCTAGTGATGCTTCAGAATCTACTACGACCAAACCTCAAGTGTAAAAATCCCAGAGCACTCTGTGTTGTAGCAATATTGGATATACTTTGCTTTAAAAGCTTGTATGAAGTGAAATCATCTAACGAGTGCATCTTATCACATATGTGTACAGTGTACGGCGAAGAGGTTGGTGACAACAACACAGTAACCCCTCGGGTAAGGCATTTTTGCTGTAAGGGATTCGCTATTGATATTCTCATGAACTTGGAAAGAGATTTGGAGTTTGAAGCTGAGATTTACCTTGTTGAAGATAAAAAGTATGGCGTTTATGACAAGAAGCTAAAAAGGTGGAATGGAATGATCGGAGATTTGGTTGACGGAAGGGCCGAGCTTGCTCTCACTAGTTTTGAAATGTCTTCCGCAAGACAAGCTGTGATTGACTATGCTGATGCTGCCTTTATGTACCACGATCGTATCATCATAATGCCAGTTAAAAGTTCTTATACGTCACATGACTGGTTTGGGTTCATGAAACCTTTCGGCACTCACTTGTGGGTTGCTTTTGTATCAACAAGTGTAGTCCTGGTTATAATGGTTTGGCTCATCGACAAGTACAGTCCCTACGGCCACAAGCACCACTTCCAGGTGTTCACTCTGCGCGACAGCTTCTCTTATCTCTCCAGCACCGTATTCAAGATCAACCTGGACGATGTGACAGCGCGCAGTCCAAGCGCGAGGTTCACTTACGCCGTGTTTTCATTTGGGACGTTGATTCTGATTTCTACGTACACCGCGAATCTAATGGTGTTTCTAATAGAGAAAAAAGTAGAGTTTCCAATCTCAGGATTACATGATCCGAAGGTAATTTATCGCATCATCATCTTGATatgttcaattttttttttttacaaagatGGCACCGGCTCACTAATACTTCACTAATAACACTTTACTCGCCTCGCCTCGCCTGGCCTGGCCTGGCCTGGCCtggccttgccttgccttgccttgccttgccttgccttgccttgccttgccttgccttgccttgccttgccttgccttgccttgccttgccttgccttgccttgccttgccttgccttgccttgccttgccttgccttgccttgccttgccttgccttgccttgccttgccttgccttgccttgccttgccttgccttgccttgccttgccttgccttgccttgccttgccttgccttgccttgccttgccttgccttgccttgccttgccttgccttgccttgccttgccttgccttgccttgccttgccttgccttgccttgccttgccttgccttgccttgccttgccttgccttgccttgccttgccttgccttgccttgccttgccttgccttgccttgccttgccttgccttgccttgccttgccttgccttgccttgccttgccttgccttgccttgccttgccttgccttgccttgccttgccttgccttgccttgccttgccttgccttgccttgccttgccttgccttgccttgccttgccttgccttgccttgccttgccttgccttgccttgccttgccttgccttgccttgccttgccttgccttgccttgccttgccttgccttgccttgccttgccttgccttgccttgccttgccttgccttgccttgccttgccttgccttgccttgccttgccttgccttgccttgccttgccttgccttgccttgccttgccttgccttgccttgccttgccttgccttgccttgccttgccttgccttgccttgccttgccttgccttgccttgccttgccttgccttgccttgccttgccttgccttgccttgccttgccttgccttgccttgccttgccttgccttgccttgccttgccttgccttgccttgccttgccttgccttgccttgccttgccttgccttgccttgccttgccttgccttgccttgccttgccttgccttgccttgccttgccttgccttgccttgccttgccttgacAATGGCCTTTACCATTGTCGATCTAAAATGAGACTTGGGCATGCTTTAGCTTACTTTACCCTTTACACAACCAACGCTCTATGTTCCAGCTTCGAGATCCAAATTCAGGAATTCGTCTCGGGCTACTTCAAGGATCAAACGCGGAGCTTATGTTTAAACAAACCAATGATAAAACCCTCATGGCGATTGGAAAAAATGCTGTTTTAGTGGGAGAAGAAACGGGACAATACGACATGCTTGATGACGGGTAAGCCGAGAACGTAGAACAACTAGATTTAGTGAATGGTATTGACACTGACTTTAACTCCCAATGTAGGGATGGAATCTTTAACGGTACTTTGTAAACGAGGAACAATCCAGAATGCAAAAGATGTGAACTACATGCATACATACAGTAGTTAACCGAGTAGAACTTATAAATAAGTCAACAAAGGGTAATCCTTCCTTCCAACTGAGGGTATACCTATGAGTTGCTGAAAGGTGGGACCATCAAGAGGTGGTTTCAAACCAATAAAATACCGATGGTTATTTGCATATTTCAGTTCAAGGCGGAATGCACCGCTgtccttcccccccccccccccacccccctcaccATTCTCCTACTGGATCCGATACATTACATAAACTTTTCACAATAATCTCTCGATTAAGATCAACCTGGTCCCGTCCGAATAAAACATCTTGGGAAATATTATTTAAATCAACAAAAAACTTTTTGGCCCTTGCCTTTCCATGACATAATCAATTCGATGTTAAACTGCATTTCATATTTTCAGGACACTAGATGCTATTGTAGACGTCACTCCATATTCTGAGCACTTTACCGCCCTGAGACCCAACAAGTTCTATGGTGTCGTCGACGTGGTAAGAACGATGGGGGGAGCTTGTGCCTTTAGAAAGGGCTCCCCATGGAACGCCAGAATTTCAGCAAGACTCCGCGAATACAAAAGCAATGAATACTTCGATCATCTGCTGAATAGGTGGCTTCTAAAATTTACCAAGAAAACCACACAAGACTCTTCAAACCAGCTCGGAATTCATCACTTAAAAGGGctgtttcttattttattgCCCTTAACGGTTGTGGTTTGCATTATCTTAGTGGTAGTGGAAACATTGTTTCTAAGAAAGGTGAGAGAATTTGAGGTCACAGTTATTGGTTATCAGGAAGATGCTACGGTAGAACGCACTAATGAGCATATAAACACTGAACtgtaagctctcgtaagcgccCGTCTCATCACGTGACCAGGCTAGAGCATCAATTGACCGGGTTAGATCAACACGTGGCCAGGTAAGATTATGACCGCCTCATCACGTGACCAGGTTAGATCCTCACGTGGCCAGGTTAGATCATGACCGCTtcataccttattacactaaattttcgcgtcactttaatttcgcgaaattcgcgattttaatagattcgcgaaaataaagtgattcgaaaataaagtgtcgcgaaaattaagtgagtacacaagaaaCATTTGGGGGAATATTGGTCGTTTAATAAACTTTATgtaaacaccttgtctatttagtcatctcatgtacatatagtacatgtacatatagtaaggggttgagttggacttgtatttatagatttttatgaaaagaAATTTAACCAACGCATCTTTtcgttacaaattgtttcagttttgatgattacagcacattttaattccacttgttttgattaattttgttatcccaaaatcgcgcaatcgcgaaaataaagtgatcggGTTTTTATTACGAAAATAgagaaatcgcgaaaataaagtgtcgcgaaatatcgccatctaaaaatcgcgaaattttgacgtcgcgaaaattaagtgtaataagtaCATACACTTAAGTACACACACATTTGATGAGATCGATATTTGATGAGATCGTTATTTGATGAGATCGTTATTTGATGAGATCGTTATTTGATGAGATCGTTATTTGATGAGATCGTTATTTGATGAGATCGATATTTGATGAGATCGATATTTGATGAGATCGATATTTGATGAGATCGTCATTTGATGAGATCGATATTTGATGAGATCGTTATTTGATGAGATCGTTATTTGATGAGATCGTTATTTGATGAGATCGATATTTGATGAGATCGATATTTGATGAGATCGATATTTGATGAGATCGATATTTGATGAGATCGTTATTTGATGAGATCGTTATTTGATGAGATCGATATTTGATGAGATCGATATTTGATGAGATCGTTATTTGATGAGATCGTTATTTGATGAGATCGTTATTTGATGAGATCGTTATTTGATGAGATCGTTATTTGATGAGATCGTTATTTGATGAGATCGTTATTTGATGAGATCGTTATTTGATGAGATCGTTATTTGATGAGATCGTTATTTGATGAGATCGATATTTGATGAGATCGATATTTGATGAGATCGATATTTGATGAGATCGATATTTGATGAGATCGATATTTGATGAGATCGTTATTTGATGGGATCGATATTTGATGGGATCGATATTTGATGGCACTGGTTGCACGCTTATTCCCATCATTATTGTAGGCAAATTGTCTATCTATGCTCAAAGGTTGTATATGGGCTTCAAACTCGGCTATGCATAATTGTAGCAGGCCCTTGGCGTTGCCTTACACatactttttatttgtttatatattttatcatattatttttatataatcGCATTGTGAAAGAGTACTATATACTACACAGTGTTTGCTCTCCACAAATTAGTGCGTGTACGAGGATGAGGGGATTCTTATTTCGGGTAACTggtagaaataataataataacaacaacaacgacgacgACAACGGCTATGACGCTGACGCTGACGCTGACGATGTAGTGACGATGACGaagacgatgacgatgacgatgacgatgacgatgacgatgacgatgacgatgacgatgacgatgacgatgacgatgacgatgacgatgacgatgacgatgacgatgacgatgatgctgatgatgatgatgatgatgatttacaaatacgaaaaaaaattatttctttttgtatgGTGGCTTAGCACTTTTTTTGTGCACTTTTTAGTAGAAGCACTAAACTGGGCACATCGGTATGTGCGAAATATTTCATTCTTGAAAGCAAAGGCCTTGGCACCTAAATTgtaccaaaaacaaagaagagTATTCCCTTCGCGGCCAGTTTAAGACACGCTCAATGTCATATACAATTGTCTATAATAGGGGGTAGTCTTTAGTTCTTCTTTATTTGTAGGAAATAACAATCTTGCAATAAGCAAGCAATTTCCAATTTCCTTTGTTGTTACAGGttcttgttccttgttttccttTGTTTAATCCCGTCTATAACGCCTCCAAGGATCGTCCCGACAAGATCGAAACCCGGAAGAAACTGTTTCGGCTTTCGTTCGGACGTGTCTTCGCCGCTCTCCATGATtgttaatagtttttttttttaattatcatcatcatcattatcatcatcatcagtttCATCAATACCAGGTTCGATCCCAGACCAGGGGACTTTCAAAGACCAGGCTTAAAAAGCCTTTATTACATGATTGACAcggtttccattgttttctgtagGGCTTTATTTCATGTACAAACCTCATTAATATGCAAGTAGCTAAGCTACAACAGGATTCCCGAGAACACGAAAACCAACACGGTGTGGGCTGTTTGTACCTGACAAGGCCTGTAAGAAATTAATTTTTGAAGGTTGATATTTGTAGATCCAGATTTGTAGGCCAATAGATTTAGGAAAATTGTAAATTTAAAATGCCATGTGGTAGGGTTTTGATATTCAGCATGGAAGAGTGCAGGTAGTGAATTGATTTAATTGCTCATTAGAAATGCAAGGGATGTATACGAGCTTCCCAGGATGTATTTATATGCAAGGCATTTATAATGATGAGActgaaaacgcaaaaaaatatagacCATACATCCAGACGTGGGCTTAAACACCGTATGGTAGCTAACGCTTTACACTAgctaggctggagatttcggccccagcaccgctatctagcgaactgtgcAACACAAAGGTTCCAGAGGTACCGCGCATTaatagggaggcaataaccagaaTCTCagccctgtcttagtcggttacgccatcATGTCTCGCGATGTTATTTTGAGCtttacaaatacgaaaaaaaaattatttctttttgtagGGTGGCTTAGCACTTTTTTTGTGCACTTTTTAGTAGAAGCACTAAACTGGGCACATATGTCCCTTAGGTCAAGTAAATAGCTTTTTCAGGTGGGGTGCCAAAAATCTAAGTTTcaggggggaagggaggggcaatttcgttatttaaaaaatccaagTAATTTCTCTATCAGTAATGTCATAAGAGCGACCAAAAACAGTAAATGATACTTATTACATAGTGTACCTAAGTGACCTAAGGTACATACGTGCCAAGTTTGATGCTTCTACTAGAAAGTGCACAAAACAGCCCGCTAAGCCACCCTACTATTTTGAAACAACTATTAAAAAGAGTATTATGGTCTAACAATGGTCAACATACTGTTCAGCAGAAATATGCACACATACAACAACATGAATATTTCCCAGAAGGACAAAAtaggaggggggaagggggcaaATAGAGGCACTTCATGCCTCCCCGCCAGTAATATTGCAAATCCTGAAAAACACCAGTCTGCCAAGTAGTGTTTTTCATCTGCAATTTTCATAAAGATAAGCACCCCAACCCCCACCCCAAATATTTGTGACTGTGCTATGAAATTGAAtagtattttaaaaacaaaccttttttttttctaaacaatTCCTTTCGGGATCTATCAGAATATCATCTTGTGACAATATCAGGTCAAAGCTTGTCAAATCGTGCTAGACAGGGTTGTGGCTGAATTCATATCATCACCGCAGTCTTTTAGTAAATAAGAACGTACGATAATGACTACGAGATACTGTCATTTTTAGATAATCATTTAAACAaacttttatttataaaaaaaatttcataaATTTTCCAATATTTAAACGCTAATATATCCAAACTGTCCCCTTGGCTGTGTACAGCATGAACAGCGTCACTTTTGGTGGCACTTGAAAAGATTGTTATGCATTGTTAAACCCCCTGCACGCAAGCTATTTATCTTATTTGATGTTTGGCAAGCTAAGAAGACATCTACAGGTAATTATCAGCTTTCCCCGTTCTTACCTATCGTTCAACTCCATGCCCGTTCTCTACCGCCAGCTAATCACCACTAATGCGACTGAACATCCCCTAATGCCATGTACTGCAACAGGCCCTCacggcttgaaggtccgctcagagcaaacaaaaatatataacgtttggctggagatatacggtgcacatcaatatgtctttaaaatgactataaaaatctttttataataattatctttattattaccgctatatgttaaaaagtatcctattaaaatacattttaataGTACAAgattaaatacaagattgagtttatttgaagtattgattgcctaatgtaataaggcgagggggggggggggggggggggtataccggaaatttggtccgctgaaatggaaaaacgaactACCCCGCTCAaaaccctggctacgggcctgtacaACGAAGCCACAGTTAAACACTGAAAGCCGCTAACCAGTCTTCACTAGCCGCACATTTACCCACCCAACACAGTCAcaattaaagaatgtcgatcaatcGCTCCTTTGTTTACAATTAAAAGTagtttatttgcaagcaaacGCAAAATAACCAACAACGGTTGAAGTCTGATAATTTGtcaatgatatttgattgaaagtttctcagttacttgcttgaattaggcgatggaaatggattctttgattCCAACGGtaggaaaatatatataaaaccaCTTTGGAAATTTTGATTAAATTAATCatgcatttttctttttcataataCTGACAACTTTCGGGCTATTATATTAGAATATGTGTCACAGACTTACTTGAATATGCATATTTTGTGCCAACGAAAATGACGTTGTCCTACTGTACaaaggcaagaaaaaaaatccatttcaATGACGTCAATGAATGCATCAACGCCTTCCCATTGAAACTAAGATAGAAGGGTACTAAGACTTCAAAGATAATATCAACTCGTCTTCGTTCTATAATGCATTTATGAAAATAGGTTTTGCATTTATCGTCACATAGTAATAGAAAAAGAAGATCATAATATGCTGAAACGCCGTATTTCATTCTTCCATTCTACTAAGTTGGGTCCTCCGTTTGTAAAATTAATGTAAAATTTGGAATCTATCCTTACATAAAAAGCGAAGGCGTCTTCAATTGATCAAAGTGATCTTCTCTCGCGCGCGCTTCATTTCATTATCGACCAATCATCAGAGACCGGAGTACGGCCGAACACGACGGAGgctccacaggaatcccattGTTACCTAGGGAAATTTCTACCGCTATTTTATGACTATAAGGACCGTCGCCGGGGGCCAAGctaaaatagggggggggggggggatttgtTTTGTGTCCCCTTCTTTTGCGAAATTTGCCTAAAATTACCCCAAAAGTCAATAGCTTAATAGGAAATGACGATGTTTTTGGCAGGACTCCCCGCCCCCGATAGTCTGCTTCAGCCACTGTAAGTGTCACCGGCCGTCctatttaaaaacatatgtgACTACGCACCCCAATAAGTCTGGCTATGCGATGGTAAAACAGCCATAATATAGCACTGGTTAGTAACAGACAAAAAGGAAGACAAAATTGAGCCCACCGGCCGCGAATCAAACCTCTTCAAGATCACGTCTTATTTCCAGACATATGCTAAAATGCCATATAGCAGCCTGAAGCTTTAGGGCTAGACTGGTGATTTCGACCCCAGCACCGCACCAGGTTTCTAACCCTGTCTATGCGGTTATACCACGCGttaccttttttcttcttcttcctcaTTTTCTTCCTTTATCTTTTtcaacttctttttttttttctttatcttctttttatcCTTTTCGTGTAGTCGTGTCCCCGCGAGTTGTGTTACTCGTCAACGCCTATTTGTTTCATGTCGAATTTTCTAGTATATTTGATGTGTAGACGCATATCCACTTGGTTATAATTAGCGGTTCATCTATGATATGTGTGGTTCTGTCATTCGTTATGCATGTCTGACTTTTTGCAATGCTCAACAGTCTTAGCCGTGTCCTCGGTCAACTAACCATGCAGCGCATTTCGCAAAAGTGGCTTCTCTCTCTACACAATTAGCATTTGCAGACGAGCAAACAACCCTTCCTTCTCCAGCCTTCAAATCAAAATGAAGAAGGTTAGACATTTGCTGCATAATTAGTACAGCGAGCTCTTTGTGTAGACTTGAAATGAATGAAACAGTAATAGAACAATAATTGTTTCACTTAAAATATTACGAATGT carries:
- the LOC5517539 gene encoding uncharacterized protein LOC5517539, which gives rise to MFALSNLIFLLLSMHQEKARNYIILSDESSPVQNQSSFFSNSKITLNFISGKNPSLDAALKVFCTNRENSVLIGCLGSRLDLLLVDLSRFLSIPFICVGETFAQTTLQTQPYITIGASTVAVLGVVSQMVVMSSSTHVFFVGTKTQINSILPYALAQEQNENTFFSGITGSFSKDLDAALQKINSRKDLVLIVFLDNSIIARDRTLRNAICNVASHIKAVIFNDGKKENWGLKSKKSDILFIKVGNDIETLTKDALRLTDATLSRKNNTHDCLAGKNQDSIYKASFKRLVDTGGLQSEIATKLSSLGDQANTEFLISKLLPSSQDVELVGQTPNGKLVMLQNLLRPNLKCKNPRALCVVAILDILCFKSLYEVKSSNECILSHMCTVYGEEVGDNNTVTPRVRHFCCKGFAIDILMNLERDLEFEAEIYLVEDKKYGVYDKKLKRWNGMIGDLVDGRAELALTSFEMSSARQAVIDYADAAFMYHDRIIIMPVKSSYTSHDWFGFMKPFGTHLWVAFVSTSVVLVIMVWLIDKYSPYGHKHHFQVFTLRDSFSYLSSTVFKINLDDVTARSPSARFTYAVFSFGTLILISTYTANLMVFLIEKKVEFPISGLHDPKLRDPNSGIRLGLLQGSNAELMFKQTNDKTLMAIGKNAVLVGEETGQYDMLDDGTLDAIVDVTPYSEHFTALRPNKFYGVVDVVRTMGGACAFRKGSPWNARISARLREYKSNEYFDHLLNRWLLKFTKKTTQDSSNQLGIHHLKGLFLILLPLTVVVCIILVVVETLFLRKVREFEVTVIGYQEDATVERTNEHINTEL